From a single Collibacillus ludicampi genomic region:
- a CDS encoding DUF6154 family protein gives MMKFVDQLYELYKNRLSGDEEDAMIIVSSILTELDREHLMEIIREMSYTEMYEMLGTYLVNKLHAKLIKEGAAVPEEMGPMEEGPIH, from the coding sequence ATGATGAAATTTGTCGATCAATTGTATGAGCTGTATAAAAACCGATTGTCCGGCGATGAAGAAGATGCGATGATCATCGTATCATCCATACTCACTGAACTTGACCGCGAGCACTTGATGGAGATCATCCGCGAGATGTCCTACACAGAGATGTACGAGATGCTGGGTACGTATTTAGTGAACAAATTACATGCGAAATTGATCAAAGAAGGAGCAGCCGTACCCGAAGAGATGGGCCCTATGGAAGAAGGACCCATTCACTGA
- the csaA gene encoding chaperone CsaA, which produces MATIEDFMKLDIRIGTVIEAEPFPEARKPAIKLTIDFGPEVGVKRSSAQITRRYTPEELIGRQVVAVVNFPPRRIAGFKSEVLVLGGVPEEGDVILLRPDETTANGTKIS; this is translated from the coding sequence ATGGCAACGATTGAGGATTTCATGAAATTGGATATTCGCATAGGGACGGTGATCGAAGCGGAACCGTTCCCGGAAGCCAGGAAACCTGCGATTAAACTTACGATCGACTTTGGGCCGGAAGTAGGTGTCAAGCGGTCAAGCGCACAGATCACTCGCCGTTACACGCCTGAAGAGTTAATAGGAAGACAAGTGGTGGCTGTCGTTAACTTTCCCCCGCGGCGCATCGCCGGATTCAAGTCGGAAGTTTTGGTGCTAGGAGGTGTACCGGAGGAAGGGGATGTCATTCTTCTGCGTCCGGATGAAACGACCGCAAATGGAACAAAAATCAGTTGA
- a CDS encoding GNAT family N-acetyltransferase, which produces MRTLTLDHGEEIVIRRWELEDIPGLYRVMNGVFQEGKMMLDHNLPFSIEDMYEEWHMQNPANQATWVALSKEKGVIGWLRCDRRTLPIMQHAATLWMGLEESYRGQRIGRELIRESFEWAKSQGIERLELGVRGSNLQAQALYKKMGFREEGRKVRAIKTENGYEDDIWMCTFVGEQDGEENLQANVAAGRKKKLRANWAKKQMKRNRTR; this is translated from the coding sequence ATGCGGACATTGACGTTGGATCATGGCGAGGAAATCGTGATTCGCCGCTGGGAATTGGAGGACATTCCGGGGTTATATCGGGTGATGAACGGTGTTTTTCAAGAAGGAAAAATGATGTTGGATCATAATCTCCCTTTTTCCATAGAGGACATGTATGAAGAATGGCACATGCAAAACCCTGCCAACCAAGCGACATGGGTGGCTTTATCCAAGGAGAAAGGGGTCATCGGCTGGCTGCGCTGTGACCGCCGGACCTTACCGATCATGCAACACGCGGCAACCTTATGGATGGGGCTTGAAGAATCGTACCGAGGCCAACGCATCGGCCGCGAACTGATCCGTGAATCGTTTGAATGGGCAAAAAGCCAGGGGATCGAACGCCTAGAACTGGGAGTACGCGGTTCCAATTTGCAGGCACAAGCGCTGTACAAGAAGATGGGGTTCCGAGAGGAAGGCCGCAAAGTCCGTGCGATTAAGACGGAAAATGGCTACGAAGACGATATTTGGATGTGTACGTTCGTCGGAGAGCAAGATGGGGAAGAAAACCTACAAGCGAATGTGGCAGCGGGAAGAAAAAAGAAACTACGCGCCAATTGGGCGAAGAAACAAATGAAGAGGAATCGTACACGTTAA
- a CDS encoding SBBP repeat-containing protein, whose protein sequence is MPISEKSKQEIWENFRNLPLLFVPNVGQTNTRVHYFARGSRYGVYFTSEEVVFTFFPGTPRRCHGHPKRFPCNKTVSEEESSFHGIALALHFLNANPVVIPEGKHEGTGKVNYLIGNEPSKWHTNLSTYHEVVYQGLWKGVDLVFQGWNGQLKYTFVVQPGTHPDVIQLFYRGADDLSLDEMGNLQIQTPYGVLIDERPTSYQIRDGQQVEVTSSFVVKQYMTDEKVYSFQVGNDYDPQYPLIIDPDLVYSTYLGGSGSDEGSGIAVDSDGNAYITGSTSSLDFPVTPGVFSFTYRGGISDAFVTKLNSTGTALIYSTYLGGSRFDAGLDIAVDASGNAYVTGSTESSDFPTTPGAFQTTLAGGSDVFVTKLNSSGTALIYSTYLGGSLDDDGFDIAVDPLRNAYVTGSTQSLNFPHTPGAFQTTLAGEYDVFVTKLNPSGSTLVYSTFLGGSGEDESFGITVDAFGNAYVTGSTDSLNFPTTPGALFTTYRGGHTDAFVTKLNSSGTALVYSTYLGGSGYDRGTDIAVDSSGNAYITGDTDSLNFPTTPQAFQTVHAGFDDAFVTKLNSTGSALVYSTYLGGSHFDTGWSISIDSLRNVYVTGDTNSPDFPTTLHAFQTAHADLDDAFVIKLNPMGTMLYSTYLGGSGDDEGFGIAIDASGNAYITGDTNSLNFPSTPSAFQIVNAGGFDAFVTKIRIPTFSCPSVLCEFDASNPKRTTCIVNGTIVDVALVPFQFVACVVLTIRDDTLGIPLCVEPVVVTFNEDVALCLPDPLGNENIVCRILDVLCNAKLVPFDQSILLNITLCKEIQVEADVKLQVPARFCSPRRLISCVVPTMSPTCPPFLFPPQCPSLFPVPTVAPTFAPTLAPTAIPTPIPTLTPAPAPTAPVLELECIHIRKVYDWIFDTNTYTNKITLPEACVRTIQEALQAGHRISVSCATST, encoded by the coding sequence ATGCCTATTTCAGAAAAGAGCAAACAGGAAATTTGGGAAAATTTTAGAAATCTTCCCCTTTTATTTGTTCCGAACGTAGGACAAACAAATACAAGGGTTCATTATTTTGCCCGCGGTTCACGCTATGGAGTCTATTTTACATCCGAGGAAGTGGTGTTCACCTTTTTTCCGGGAACTCCCCGAAGGTGTCACGGTCATCCCAAGAGATTCCCCTGTAACAAAACCGTTTCTGAGGAGGAGTCATCGTTTCATGGAATTGCCCTGGCCTTACACTTTCTAAATGCCAATCCCGTAGTGATACCGGAGGGGAAACATGAGGGAACGGGAAAAGTCAACTATTTGATCGGGAACGAACCATCCAAATGGCACACGAATCTTTCAACTTATCACGAGGTTGTCTACCAGGGACTCTGGAAAGGGGTGGATCTGGTCTTTCAGGGTTGGAACGGGCAGCTCAAATATACATTTGTTGTCCAGCCAGGTACACATCCTGACGTGATTCAACTCTTCTATCGAGGAGCAGATGATCTGTCTTTAGATGAAATGGGAAACCTTCAGATCCAAACCCCCTACGGTGTACTCATTGATGAACGACCTACGAGCTATCAGATAAGAGACGGCCAACAGGTAGAGGTAACCAGTTCTTTTGTTGTGAAACAGTATATGACAGATGAAAAAGTTTACAGTTTCCAAGTCGGTAACGACTATGATCCCCAATATCCTCTCATCATTGATCCTGATCTCGTTTATTCCACCTATCTTGGAGGTAGTGGGAGTGATGAGGGTAGCGGCATTGCTGTTGATTCCGACGGAAACGCCTATATAACGGGGAGCACCAGTTCTCTTGATTTTCCTGTCACCCCAGGAGTCTTTTCTTTTACGTATCGGGGAGGTATTTCTGATGCCTTTGTAACGAAACTGAATTCGACGGGTACAGCACTTATCTATTCCACATACCTCGGAGGAAGTCGTTTCGATGCCGGTTTGGACATCGCCGTAGACGCCTCTGGTAACGCTTATGTAACTGGCAGTACCGAGTCCAGCGATTTTCCTACCACACCGGGAGCTTTTCAGACCACTCTAGCCGGTGGAAGTGACGTCTTCGTAACCAAGCTGAATTCCTCGGGGACCGCACTCATTTATTCGACGTATCTCGGGGGCAGTTTAGATGATGACGGTTTTGACATCGCTGTTGACCCCTTGAGAAATGCGTATGTAACCGGTAGTACCCAGTCTCTGAATTTCCCCCATACCCCTGGAGCTTTTCAGACTACTCTTGCAGGTGAATACGATGTCTTTGTAACGAAGCTCAATCCCTCAGGTAGCACGCTTGTCTACTCTACATTTCTGGGGGGAAGTGGAGAGGATGAAAGTTTTGGCATTACCGTAGACGCTTTTGGCAATGCTTATGTAACGGGAAGTACCGATTCTTTAAATTTCCCCACCACACCGGGAGCCTTGTTTACGACATATAGAGGGGGCCATACGGACGCCTTTGTGACGAAGCTCAATTCTTCGGGCACCGCACTTGTCTATTCCACCTATCTGGGAGGGAGCGGTTATGACCGTGGGACCGATATTGCTGTGGATTCTTCCGGAAACGCGTATATTACAGGAGATACAGACTCTCTAAATTTCCCCACCACCCCGCAAGCATTCCAAACCGTTCATGCCGGCTTTGACGATGCCTTTGTAACAAAGCTGAATTCTACGGGCAGCGCACTCGTCTATTCCACCTATCTCGGGGGAAGTCATTTCGATACAGGTTGGAGTATCTCCATTGATTCCTTAAGGAATGTTTATGTAACAGGGGACACGAACTCTCCTGACTTTCCTACTACCCTTCACGCATTTCAGACAGCACATGCCGATCTTGACGATGCCTTTGTTATCAAATTGAACCCTATGGGCACCATGCTCTATTCTACGTATCTTGGGGGGAGTGGTGACGACGAGGGTTTCGGGATTGCCATTGATGCGTCTGGTAACGCTTATATAACAGGAGACACCAACTCCCTCAATTTCCCCAGTACTCCCTCTGCATTCCAGATCGTCAATGCTGGTGGATTCGACGCCTTTGTGACAAAGATTCGTATACCTACATTCTCCTGCCCGAGTGTACTCTGCGAATTTGATGCTTCCAATCCTAAGAGAACCACCTGTATCGTCAATGGAACAATCGTGGATGTGGCTCTTGTCCCCTTCCAGTTTGTCGCCTGTGTCGTGTTGACCATTCGGGATGACACCCTTGGAATCCCTCTCTGTGTCGAACCAGTGGTAGTTACCTTTAACGAGGATGTTGCTCTTTGTTTACCTGACCCCCTTGGAAACGAGAACATCGTATGCCGGATTCTTGATGTCCTTTGTAACGCCAAACTCGTTCCGTTTGATCAATCGATTCTCTTGAACATCACCCTTTGCAAAGAAATCCAGGTGGAAGCAGACGTGAAGTTGCAAGTGCCAGCGAGATTCTGTTCACCTCGCAGACTGATTTCTTGTGTGGTCCCAACCATGAGTCCTACCTGCCCGCCGTTCCTCTTCCCGCCTCAATGTCCATCTCTGTTTCCGGTTCCAACTGTAGCGCCTACATTCGCCCCAACCCTAGCACCTACAGCGATACCAACACCTATTCCCACTCTGACTCCAGCTCCTGCACCGACAGCCCCTGTGTTAGAATTGGAGTGCATTCATATACGAAAGGTCTATGATTGGATTTTCGATACGAACACTTACACAAATAAAATCACCCTTCCAGAAGCTTGCGTACGAACCATTCAGGAGGCTCTTCAAGCAGGTCACAGAATCAGTGTAAGTTGCGCCACTTCGACATAA
- a CDS encoding SDR family NAD(P)-dependent oxidoreductase — protein sequence MLNHFEEQLRAIFQGRTVLITGATGTMGQAMARRILNYEPSTIRLFSRDEYKQYVLKEEIGHIPQYRFLLGDVRDLERVQRAMQGVDIVLHTAALKHLPACEYNPFEAIKTNVIGTQNVIQACLQNNVKKMLLTSSDKAISPENTLGATKLLAERLITAMAHAKGTSSTTFCAVRFGNVLGSRGSVVNRFIEDLRNRQPIKVTDINMTRFMMSIDQAVSLVLKALVLSQGGDVFVLKMPVIRLGDLVDVLIEEFQERVKNNRKSDIKIQTIGIRPGEKMYEELISEEESKIAWEWGDMFVLPPWWNTNPKYPGAIRVSSGLYSSRDIPPLSKKEIKSLLLDSHLLSKIDG from the coding sequence ATGTTAAATCATTTTGAAGAACAGTTACGTGCCATTTTTCAAGGGAGAACGGTTTTGATAACTGGCGCCACCGGAACCATGGGTCAGGCAATGGCTCGAAGAATTCTGAACTATGAGCCAAGTACTATTCGACTTTTCAGTCGAGATGAATATAAACAGTACGTATTAAAAGAAGAAATTGGGCATATTCCGCAGTACAGATTTTTGCTTGGTGATGTGCGTGATCTCGAACGTGTGCAAAGAGCCATGCAAGGAGTAGACATCGTTTTGCATACGGCTGCCCTCAAACATTTACCCGCATGTGAATATAACCCTTTTGAAGCGATTAAAACAAACGTGATCGGAACTCAGAATGTCATTCAAGCCTGTCTGCAAAACAATGTCAAAAAAATGCTTTTGACCAGCAGTGACAAGGCGATTTCACCGGAAAATACGCTTGGGGCTACTAAATTATTGGCCGAACGCCTCATTACGGCCATGGCTCATGCCAAAGGAACTTCCTCTACGACTTTTTGTGCGGTTCGTTTTGGTAATGTATTGGGGTCCCGCGGTTCTGTCGTGAATCGCTTTATTGAAGACTTACGAAATCGACAGCCGATAAAAGTAACGGATATAAATATGACACGATTTATGATGTCCATTGATCAAGCCGTTTCCCTCGTATTGAAGGCGTTGGTTTTATCACAAGGTGGTGATGTGTTCGTTTTAAAAATGCCAGTGATCAGGCTTGGGGATCTGGTTGATGTGCTGATCGAAGAGTTTCAAGAAAGAGTAAAAAATAACAGGAAATCGGATATAAAGATACAAACTATCGGGATTCGGCCAGGTGAAAAAATGTACGAAGAACTGATTAGTGAAGAGGAGTCAAAAATTGCATGGGAGTGGGGGGACATGTTCGTATTACCTCCCTGGTGGAATACGAATCCAAAATATCCCGGAGCCATTCGAGTTTCAAGTGGTCTTTATAGTTCCAGAGACATCCCTCCACTTTCTAAGAAGGAAATAAAATCGTTACTCCTTGACTCCCATTTACTAAGTAAAATTGACGGATAG
- a CDS encoding motility associated factor glycosyltransferase family protein, with protein sequence MKNTILEQNISCLPDKLRILLPENENNPRSLQVVQGEQGWPVARVQIGTQTIHTNSLIDPWQEASHWADTLDYKDVMVSFIYGCGFGYPLIEYAKRKQPYTETIVFERNIDLFYTMLSRIDIRDLLQNPTFHFVIGDPSQMKTLLSDILTSDFLLRVSKPACFFTWLAHRNEKEAYLKIHEWLWSTLELNITGIGNSVHDTLVGMYNMLDNVESVLRSPRLSSLRDTFKGKPAIIVSNGPSLDKNLELLAQAKGKALILTAESALKPCLKRNIQPDAVCVVERTPSSYEVHFKQAQLPSDLVLVGLHLMDPRIPVEFPGPWIPVFRSYESTSKWINEAVSDGCGLSGGSSSAHLAFEFALWVGANPIIFVGQDLSFGPDYSTHSKLSSYSEEYMAQHVQIIQSQPTFWVKGVDGNLIPTIKIWYEFKTWFEQQIAQYPDRRFIDATEGGAYIEGTELMPLQQAIHLYCQEHLPMNLYDKVKDLVPKDSPHDRRKKYEDLLSRIQWIRNRLHQLTIEADTDIRNCKLVQKACALQVKYAGSLPAFVESLYNHNSHAFRKYGSNEEIVTFTQSIIFAFHKLINDIGEVDTVERLLKVTEIQQKMYEYLKETCLRLIQHFDLADRRIREQMEKEGGTDVKSF encoded by the coding sequence TTGAAAAACACGATATTAGAACAAAATATCTCTTGTTTGCCGGATAAACTACGGATTTTATTACCTGAGAACGAAAACAACCCGAGATCTTTACAAGTTGTTCAAGGCGAGCAAGGATGGCCTGTTGCCCGCGTTCAAATCGGGACACAAACGATTCACACGAACAGTTTGATCGATCCATGGCAAGAAGCCAGTCATTGGGCAGATACACTCGACTATAAGGACGTGATGGTCAGTTTTATCTACGGTTGCGGTTTCGGGTATCCATTAATCGAATACGCAAAAAGGAAGCAGCCCTATACAGAAACGATTGTGTTTGAACGAAATATCGACCTGTTTTATACCATGTTGAGCCGGATTGATATACGGGATTTGCTACAAAATCCTACGTTTCATTTCGTCATCGGGGATCCGTCCCAAATGAAAACATTACTGAGTGATATTTTAACTTCCGACTTTTTATTACGGGTTTCGAAACCGGCATGTTTCTTTACCTGGTTAGCACACCGCAATGAAAAAGAAGCCTATCTCAAGATTCATGAGTGGTTATGGAGTACCCTGGAATTAAATATAACGGGGATAGGTAACTCCGTTCATGACACGTTAGTGGGCATGTATAACATGTTAGACAACGTGGAAAGTGTACTGCGCAGTCCGCGCCTCTCTTCCCTCCGCGATACGTTCAAAGGAAAACCGGCAATTATTGTTTCCAATGGCCCTTCACTCGATAAGAACTTGGAGTTGTTAGCACAGGCCAAGGGCAAAGCCTTGATCCTGACAGCAGAATCCGCTTTAAAACCGTGTTTGAAAAGAAACATTCAACCGGATGCTGTTTGTGTGGTAGAACGTACGCCCAGTTCATATGAAGTGCATTTTAAACAGGCGCAACTTCCTTCTGATTTGGTTCTGGTGGGACTTCATTTAATGGATCCACGCATACCGGTTGAATTTCCCGGTCCTTGGATTCCCGTTTTTCGCTCTTACGAATCTACGAGCAAATGGATTAATGAAGCTGTCAGTGACGGTTGTGGTTTAAGTGGAGGCAGTTCATCGGCCCATTTGGCTTTTGAATTCGCCCTTTGGGTAGGAGCCAATCCAATTATATTTGTAGGCCAAGATCTTTCATTTGGACCTGATTATTCAACACATAGTAAACTTTCTTCTTATTCAGAAGAATATATGGCACAACATGTACAAATCATACAGTCTCAACCTACTTTTTGGGTTAAAGGGGTCGACGGAAATCTGATTCCTACAATTAAAATATGGTATGAATTTAAAACTTGGTTCGAGCAACAGATTGCCCAATATCCTGATCGACGTTTTATTGATGCTACGGAAGGCGGAGCCTATATTGAAGGAACAGAATTGATGCCCCTCCAACAGGCGATCCACTTGTATTGCCAGGAACATTTACCTATGAATCTCTATGACAAAGTTAAGGATCTGGTGCCAAAAGACAGTCCCCATGACCGAAGGAAAAAATACGAAGACTTACTGAGTCGAATTCAATGGATCCGCAATCGTTTGCATCAACTGACTATAGAAGCAGACACAGACATCCGAAACTGTAAACTGGTACAAAAAGCATGTGCTTTACAAGTGAAGTATGCGGGATCCCTTCCAGCTTTTGTTGAATCTCTCTATAACCACAATAGCCATGCATTTCGTAAGTATGGCTCAAATGAAGAGATTGTAACATTCACACAATCGATTATTTTCGCTTTTCACAAACTGATCAACGATATCGGTGAAGTGGATACGGTAGAGCGGCTTTTAAAGGTGACTGAAATCCAGCAGAAAATGTACGAATATTTAAAAGAGACTTGTCTCCGCTTGATCCAACATTTTGATTTGGCGGACCGCCGCATCCGAGAACAGATGGAAAAAGAGGGAGGAACGGATGTTAAATCATTTTGA
- a CDS encoding glycosyltransferase, with protein sequence MNKEKNTLSVCIICKNEEEYLPSLLEKVQLFANEIIFVDTGSTDTSVEVAKQYGAKVFIWEWSNDFSAARNKALQHATGEWVLFLDCDDELSEDTIRNIRGFIQSSSAEGCYVRYENVVDVEGQQETIIDHKLTLFRNRSTYRFREPIHETIEESMSETVDLLQIPVSNITIKHQGYKNPHVLEEKQKRNLQIIEETIRKEGKRPFLLYCQAVCYLNLFEYEQALKLLLILKDSWSPSHPLHSDVCYKIALCLFETRQLDLAQMELMRAIEYYPDFTDLNYFSACIDFHDKKYEEAMHKWKHCIQLGDAPPQYTHLEGTGTFLAWQGIAQVYTARKEYVHAIEAYRKSLELNPGHLHCIRQFMIVLADHFSFQESYLHLSSLYEFSDPQTVFFLALIAEQVQRWEFAYALLSTIKGPELEQEIFTKQMRILMKLL encoded by the coding sequence TTGAATAAGGAGAAAAATACACTATCGGTTTGCATCATTTGTAAGAACGAAGAGGAATATCTCCCATCTTTACTAGAAAAAGTCCAATTATTCGCGAATGAAATTATTTTTGTGGACACCGGCTCCACCGATACCTCTGTAGAGGTAGCCAAACAATACGGAGCAAAAGTTTTCATCTGGGAATGGTCGAACGACTTTAGCGCCGCGCGCAATAAAGCCCTTCAGCACGCAACCGGGGAATGGGTTCTGTTTCTGGATTGTGATGATGAACTATCAGAAGATACCATCAGAAACATTCGTGGGTTTATTCAATCTTCTTCAGCAGAAGGCTGTTATGTGCGTTATGAAAATGTAGTAGATGTAGAGGGGCAGCAAGAAACAATCATTGATCACAAACTCACCTTATTCCGTAATCGGTCAACCTACAGGTTTCGAGAGCCTATCCATGAAACCATTGAAGAATCCATGTCCGAAACGGTCGATTTACTTCAAATACCTGTTTCGAATATTACGATCAAGCATCAAGGTTATAAAAATCCACATGTTCTGGAGGAAAAACAAAAGCGCAATCTGCAAATTATTGAAGAAACGATCCGAAAAGAAGGAAAAAGGCCTTTCCTTCTCTATTGTCAAGCCGTCTGTTACTTAAATCTATTCGAATATGAACAGGCGCTGAAGCTGTTGTTGATTCTAAAAGATAGCTGGTCACCTTCTCATCCGCTGCATTCGGATGTATGCTATAAAATCGCTTTATGTTTATTTGAAACTCGTCAGTTGGACCTTGCACAGATGGAGCTGATGAGGGCTATCGAATATTATCCCGACTTTACGGACCTCAATTATTTTTCCGCTTGCATTGATTTCCATGACAAAAAATATGAAGAAGCCATGCATAAATGGAAACATTGCATCCAATTGGGGGATGCACCTCCGCAATATACCCATCTCGAAGGAACAGGCACGTTTCTTGCCTGGCAAGGGATTGCTCAAGTATATACAGCACGCAAAGAATATGTTCATGCCATCGAGGCTTACCGTAAATCACTCGAACTGAATCCAGGTCACCTGCACTGTATTCGCCAATTTATGATTGTCCTCGCCGATCACTTTTCTTTCCAGGAATCATACCTTCACCTTTCTTCCCTTTATGAATTTTCGGACCCACAGACTGTCTTCTTTCTTGCTTTAATTGCCGAACAGGTTCAAAGGTGGGAGTTCGCCTATGCTCTTCTCTCAACCATTAAGGGACCGGAACTGGAGCAAGAAATCTTTACGAAGCAAATGCGTATTTTGATGAAACTTCTATAA
- a CDS encoding DUF6385 domain-containing protein, whose translation MVTKLGARSTTDLIQTVTTSSSTTFTFGATQSTIQLTQFTMTVRNTGAAPAVAKIQLSPDATNWMDDPDSTQPTISAGGMVIFTPGRFTKYARIAVRRNSAANTTVDIFAQGAV comes from the coding sequence ATGGTTACGAAACTTGGGGCCCGGTCAACGACAGACCTTATTCAAACGGTTACAACATCAAGCAGTACGACTTTCACCTTCGGTGCTACTCAAAGTACAATCCAGTTGACACAATTCACGATGACTGTCCGGAATACAGGAGCAGCGCCCGCTGTAGCCAAAATCCAGCTAAGCCCTGATGCAACGAATTGGATGGATGATCCGGATTCAACACAGCCAACAATCAGTGCAGGAGGGATGGTCATCTTTACACCCGGCAGATTTACGAAGTATGCACGGATCGCAGTAAGAAGAAATTCCGCAGCGAACACAACAGTGGACATCTTTGCACAAGGGGCTGTCTAG
- a CDS encoding dTDP-glucose 4,6-dehydratase → MKALVTGGSGFIGRWLVKQLLDDGHKVWVLDDLSNGRLENIYNLQVHSGFQEFMAGNIQDVNRLQSLFRNKFDICFHLAAKINVQESIDDPKRTFENDIVGTFNLLEECRENGVKFVLMSTCMVYHHSIHPEGIRESDQTKPASPYAGAKIAAENLVLSYYYAYGLPAVVLRPFNTYGPYQKTGGEGGVIPIFIRNKLSGEVLKIYGDGTQTRDFLYVEDCARFVALAGYSDQVNGEILHAGLGKDISINALAKMIVQDETRIIHVPHIHPQSEIAKLLCNYSKAKEKLGWEPLVSLEEGLKRTEDWIRNNHHE, encoded by the coding sequence ATGAAAGCTTTGGTCACAGGCGGATCTGGTTTCATCGGCAGATGGCTCGTCAAACAATTATTAGACGATGGTCACAAAGTTTGGGTTCTCGATGATCTTTCCAATGGCCGATTAGAAAATATTTATAACTTACAAGTTCATTCGGGATTTCAAGAATTCATGGCAGGAAATATTCAGGACGTCAATCGATTACAATCCCTCTTTAGAAACAAATTCGATATCTGTTTTCATCTCGCTGCCAAAATCAATGTACAAGAAAGTATCGATGACCCAAAGAGAACATTTGAAAATGATATCGTCGGGACGTTCAATCTTTTAGAAGAGTGTAGAGAGAATGGTGTAAAATTCGTTTTGATGAGTACCTGCATGGTCTATCACCATTCCATTCATCCGGAAGGAATTCGCGAATCTGATCAGACAAAACCCGCATCTCCTTACGCAGGCGCGAAGATTGCGGCAGAAAATTTGGTCCTTTCTTATTACTATGCATACGGCTTGCCTGCTGTGGTGTTACGCCCATTTAATACTTATGGTCCATACCAGAAAACAGGCGGTGAAGGCGGTGTTATTCCCATCTTTATTCGAAACAAGTTGTCCGGAGAAGTGTTAAAAATCTATGGGGACGGTACACAAACCCGTGATTTCCTTTATGTAGAGGATTGCGCTCGATTTGTCGCGCTTGCAGGATATTCCGATCAAGTGAACGGAGAGATCCTCCATGCGGGCCTTGGAAAAGATATTTCAATTAACGCTTTGGCCAAGATGATTGTCCAGGATGAGACCAGGATCATACATGTCCCACATATCCACCCGCAAAGCGAAATCGCCAAGTTACTCTGCAATTACTCCAAAGCAAAAGAAAAATTGGGTTGGGAACCGCTTGTCAGTTTGGAAGAAGGCTTAAAACGCACGGAAGATTGGATTCGAAACAATCACCACGAGTAA